From Planctomycetota bacterium, the proteins below share one genomic window:
- a CDS encoding glycosyltransferase family 39 protein, with protein sequence MSRRLPPVLIPLAVLAAACAVAMALPFRMIEPDDDDFFYGMHAFARGKVVMTEAEARELAKIPLPDTAKVGPQMVMGVRSPLGFIRERSPGHYALLAAFHRVGLDRWTNVFLAFGVVGFVYWFVRRQLEEPAETAVLASLLLIVNPTFLTTLYRVYMSDFDYFVWATAGLGLYFAARRKRCPGLCAIAGAMLALSVFFRNTNAIAFLAIVAYEAGLFLLRYRELARAHRGEGAAEPQEPFGWGRVAAVVAGMAIGLVPLLWYNYATTGQLLGSGYQYRLARETGGALSLLDGQPTAKYFALWDAEAVFSLRHLFLGEARGFMSQGYTLTVGLTRLLAGYPVLLLAPAGLLLMERRRLRPALFLGLWLGLFLGVYLCYRTIRGDSFQFMSRKLSPMLAPLAIGAAALLMRLPRAARYAGLAAVAAVSLGVAGEFFVQFLGEPRGTGPGPRPGLGRPIGPVPRGKDGPGEPFGPLPKGEEPFMPMPKEDFPGFAPKAKGEPRQIVERLHALMREAEARGLDVSRARALDKASLEAAQRGDWQENRRLLEEAVRLLERALPQGPRPAPNRKGPPGGEL encoded by the coding sequence ATGTCTCGACGGCTTCCTCCTGTGCTGATTCCGCTGGCCGTGCTCGCTGCCGCGTGCGCCGTGGCGATGGCGCTGCCATTCCGGATGATCGAGCCGGACGACGACGATTTCTTCTACGGGATGCATGCCTTCGCCCGCGGGAAGGTGGTGATGACGGAGGCCGAGGCACGCGAGCTGGCGAAGATTCCGCTGCCCGACACGGCGAAGGTGGGGCCGCAGATGGTGATGGGCGTGCGGTCGCCGCTGGGCTTCATCCGCGAGCGGTCGCCGGGGCACTACGCGCTGCTGGCGGCGTTCCACAGGGTGGGGCTGGACCGGTGGACCAATGTGTTCCTGGCCTTCGGCGTGGTGGGGTTCGTCTACTGGTTTGTGCGGCGGCAGCTCGAGGAGCCGGCCGAGACGGCGGTGCTGGCGTCGCTGCTGCTCATCGTGAATCCGACCTTTCTGACGACGCTCTACCGCGTGTACATGAGCGACTTCGATTACTTCGTGTGGGCGACGGCGGGGCTGGGGCTGTACTTCGCGGCGCGGCGCAAGCGCTGCCCGGGGCTGTGCGCCATCGCGGGGGCGATGCTGGCGCTGAGCGTGTTCTTCCGCAACACGAACGCGATCGCATTCCTGGCGATCGTCGCCTACGAGGCCGGGCTGTTCCTGCTCCGCTATCGGGAGCTGGCCCGGGCGCACCGCGGCGAGGGGGCGGCCGAGCCGCAAGAGCCATTCGGCTGGGGTCGGGTGGCCGCGGTGGTGGCGGGCATGGCCATCGGGCTGGTGCCGCTGCTGTGGTACAACTATGCCACGACGGGGCAGCTCCTGGGCAGCGGCTACCAGTATCGGCTGGCGCGGGAGACGGGCGGCGCGCTGTCGCTGCTCGACGGGCAGCCGACGGCGAAGTACTTTGCACTATGGGATGCCGAGGCGGTCTTCTCGCTTCGGCATCTGTTCCTGGGCGAGGCCCGCGGGTTCATGTCGCAGGGCTACACGCTCACGGTGGGCCTCACGCGGCTTCTGGCGGGCTACCCGGTTCTGCTGCTGGCGCCGGCCGGGCTGTTGCTGATGGAGCGGAGGCGGCTGCGCCCGGCCCTCTTCCTCGGCCTGTGGCTTGGGCTGTTCCTGGGCGTTTACCTGTGCTATCGGACGATTCGCGGGGACAGCTTCCAGTTCATGAGCCGGAAGCTCTCGCCGATGCTGGCCCCGCTGGCCATTGGCGCGGCCGCGCTGCTGATGCGCCTGCCGCGGGCGGCGCGCTATGCGGGCCTGGCGGCCGTCGCGGCTGTGAGCCTGGGCGTAGCGGGCGAGTTCTTCGTGCAGTTCCTCGGCGAGCCCCGCGGCACGGGGCCGGGGCCGCGGCCGGGTCTGGGGCGCCCCATTGGCCCAGTGCCGAGAGGCAAGGACGGGCCAGGCGAGCCGTTTGGCCCCCTGCCGAAGGGCGAAGAGCCCTTCATGCCGATGCCGAAGGAGGACTTCCCTGGCTTCGCGCCGAAGGCCAAGGGCGAGCCGCGGCAGATCGTGGAACGGCTGCACGCGCTGATGCGCGAGGCCGAGGCCCGCGGCCTGGACGTGTCGCGCGCGCGCGCGCTCGACAAGGCGTCGCTCGAGGCGGCGCAGCGGGGCGACTGGCAGGAGAATCGCCGGCTGCTGGAGGAGGCGGTGCGGCTCCTCGAGCGCGCGCTGCCGCAAGGCCCGCGGCCCGCGCCGAACCGCAAAGGCCCGCCAGGAGGCGAGTTGTGA
- a CDS encoding amidohydrolase family protein: MIDVHAHIGRTGRRRTDTLSAQQLVAKMDAWGIAQACVLPLHDNPEGWYLGNTTEEVIAACERHPGRLIPFCLIDPRFGDNSPTSDFRDLLTEYKERGCRGIGEFLPNLLFDDPLCLNLYTQAGEAGLPVLFDMMPQLGGMYGVVDEPGLPRLERALRESPHTIFIGHGPAFWADISGDVRPGQRGGYPKGPVAPGGAVPRLMEQYANLWADLSAGSGHNALTRDRAFGIEFLNRFKDKLLFGTDVLRHDQTEADIPIVGLLRRLLAEGRLPPAAHAKIARDNAVRLLGV; this comes from the coding sequence ATGATAGACGTCCACGCCCATATCGGCCGCACGGGCAGGCGCCGCACCGACACGCTCTCTGCCCAGCAACTCGTCGCCAAGATGGATGCCTGGGGCATCGCTCAGGCCTGCGTCCTGCCCCTCCACGACAACCCCGAGGGCTGGTATCTCGGGAACACGACCGAGGAGGTCATCGCCGCCTGCGAGCGGCACCCCGGCCGCCTCATCCCCTTCTGCCTCATTGACCCGCGCTTTGGCGACAACAGCCCGACGAGCGACTTCCGCGACCTGTTGACCGAATATAAAGAGCGCGGCTGCCGCGGGATCGGCGAGTTCCTGCCCAATCTTCTGTTCGACGACCCCCTCTGCCTCAACCTCTACACCCAGGCGGGCGAGGCGGGCCTCCCCGTCCTCTTCGACATGATGCCCCAACTCGGCGGCATGTACGGCGTCGTGGATGAGCCTGGCTTGCCACGCCTTGAGCGCGCCCTCCGCGAGTCGCCCCACACGATTTTCATCGGCCACGGCCCCGCCTTCTGGGCCGATATCTCGGGCGACGTGCGGCCCGGACAGCGCGGCGGCTACCCCAAAGGCCCCGTCGCCCCAGGCGGAGCCGTCCCCCGCCTGATGGAGCAGTATGCGAATCTCTGGGCCGACCTTTCGGCGGGCAGCGGCCACAATGCCCTCACCCGCGACCGCGCCTTCGGCATCGAGTTTCTCAACCGCTTCAAGGACAAGCTCCTCTTCGGCACCGACGTCCTGCGCCACGACCAGACCGAGGCCGACATCCCCATCGTCGGCCTCCTGCGCCGCCTCCTGGCCGAAGGCCGCCTCCCCCCCGCCGCCCACGCCAAGATCGCCCGCGACAATGCTGTGAGGCTGCTGGGTGTGTGA
- a CDS encoding Gfo/Idh/MocA family oxidoreductase — protein MHASALGAEGRPAPSDRVNVGCIGVGGRGSSNMQTFLHASQVVAVCDPQEARRDAARSTAERHYSELMAKGSYKGCATYNDFRELLNCDDVDAVSICTPDHWHAVMCIAAAKAGKDVFCEKPLSLTIAEGRAICNAMKRYGRVFQHGTQRRSEGLFALACELVRNGRIGELKQVRVSSEPSHPAPNEPPAPVPQGFDYDLWLGPAPFVPYSPRRVRTPHWYWISDYTLGFISGQGVHFTDIAQWGMDADATGPVEIEGRGVIPRDGMTDTAVEWHVEMTYANGLKLVYDDHRAFPMGVIFEGTEGRVNALCSGISTEPKSLMSSVIRPHETILRRPLSHIPDFIQCVRTREVTAAPVEAAHRATSLCHLAQIAILAGGRRLRWDPAAERFPDDPAANAHLSKPLRAPWRL, from the coding sequence ATGCATGCCTCGGCCCTCGGCGCGGAGGGCCGGCCGGCCCCCAGCGACCGGGTGAATGTGGGGTGCATCGGGGTCGGGGGGCGCGGGTCGAGCAACATGCAGACGTTCCTCCATGCGAGCCAGGTGGTGGCCGTGTGCGACCCGCAGGAGGCCCGCCGCGACGCCGCCCGCTCGACCGCCGAACGCCACTATTCGGAGCTGATGGCGAAGGGCAGCTACAAGGGCTGCGCCACCTACAACGATTTCCGCGAGCTTCTGAACTGCGACGATGTGGACGCCGTCTCGATCTGCACGCCGGACCACTGGCACGCGGTGATGTGCATCGCGGCGGCGAAGGCGGGGAAGGATGTGTTCTGCGAGAAGCCGCTCTCGCTGACCATCGCGGAAGGGCGCGCCATCTGCAACGCGATGAAACGCTATGGCCGCGTCTTTCAGCACGGCACCCAGCGGCGGAGCGAGGGGCTGTTCGCCCTCGCCTGCGAACTCGTCCGCAACGGGCGGATCGGCGAGCTGAAGCAGGTCCGCGTCTCCTCCGAGCCGAGCCATCCCGCGCCCAATGAGCCGCCGGCCCCCGTGCCGCAGGGCTTCGACTACGACCTGTGGCTCGGCCCCGCCCCCTTCGTGCCCTACTCGCCCCGCCGCGTGCGGACGCCGCACTGGTACTGGATCAGCGATTACACGCTCGGCTTCATCTCGGGCCAGGGCGTGCACTTCACCGACATTGCGCAGTGGGGAATGGACGCCGACGCGACCGGTCCCGTGGAGATCGAGGGCCGGGGCGTGATCCCGCGCGACGGAATGACCGACACGGCGGTGGAGTGGCACGTGGAGATGACCTATGCCAACGGGCTGAAGCTCGTCTACGACGACCATCGCGCCTTCCCGATGGGCGTGATCTTCGAGGGCACCGAGGGCAGGGTGAATGCCCTGTGCAGCGGCATCTCCACAGAGCCGAAGTCACTGATGTCCAGCGTCATCCGCCCGCACGAGACCATCCTGCGGCGTCCGCTGAGCCACATCCCCGATTTCATTCAGTGCGTGAGGACACGGGAGGTGACGGCGGCGCCGGTTGAGGCAGCGCACCGGGCGACGAGCCTGTGCCACCTCGCCCAGATCGCGATTCTCGCAGGCGGGAGAAGGCTCCGCTGGGACCCCGCCGCCGAACGCTTCCCCGACGATCCTGCCGCCAACGCCCACCTCTCCAAGCCCCTCCGCGCCCCGTGGCGGCTGTAG
- a CDS encoding sugar isomerase codes for MKENRDFPAKPPRPRCCPCDGGGLSRRRFFEAAGAGALLGLSYSLVKAAEAAVAAGAPAPPRLPLVVKPILTYETPTRRPQTSWRSWGGIETQAQAAEEVGRIQGELDKLRAAADFPLTFLPVAAVRGAGEVAKLDDLAKADAFIIYAAGGGALDAIVKTGKPCLFFLRHKSGPVYLWYEILSPRYLRAHSDRLAQKTVNDNDVVVDVPDEMLWRLRGLCGLKNTMGARIVTIGGASGWAHGKAPALAKDRFKLDIQDVPYPELAKLIQAARADETATKLARERAAAYVKAEGVTLETKPEFVENCFLLEQVFRGLMAKFETRHITINSCMGTIMPMAQTTACLTLCLLNDAGYNAFCESDFVVVPSGMLLNGITGLPTFLNDPTYPHHNIITIAHCTGPRKCNGKTLDPVRLVTHFESDYGASPKVEMPKGQKVTNILPDFEAKRWVGLAAEIVDAPFLPICRCQIDVQFKPDAQLVAEKMPGFHWMTGYGDYRREIGYALRRTTIAWEDLG; via the coding sequence GTGAAAGAAAACCGCGATTTCCCCGCCAAGCCGCCCCGTCCGCGGTGCTGTCCCTGCGACGGCGGGGGGCTCTCGCGTCGGCGTTTCTTCGAGGCGGCGGGTGCCGGCGCGCTGCTGGGCCTATCCTACTCGCTCGTGAAGGCGGCGGAGGCCGCGGTCGCTGCCGGCGCCCCCGCGCCGCCGCGCCTGCCGCTCGTCGTCAAGCCCATCCTCACCTACGAGACGCCCACGCGGCGGCCCCAGACGAGCTGGCGCTCCTGGGGCGGTATCGAGACGCAGGCACAGGCCGCCGAAGAGGTCGGCCGCATCCAGGGCGAGCTGGACAAGCTGCGCGCCGCGGCCGACTTCCCGCTCACCTTCCTGCCCGTCGCAGCCGTCCGCGGGGCCGGCGAGGTGGCCAAGCTCGACGACCTGGCCAAGGCCGACGCCTTCATCATCTATGCGGCCGGCGGCGGCGCGCTCGACGCCATCGTGAAGACCGGCAAGCCCTGCCTCTTCTTCCTCCGCCACAAGAGCGGCCCCGTCTACCTCTGGTACGAAATCCTCAGCCCCCGCTACCTCCGCGCCCACTCCGACCGCCTGGCCCAGAAGACCGTGAATGACAACGACGTGGTCGTGGACGTGCCCGACGAGATGCTCTGGCGCCTCCGCGGCCTGTGCGGCCTCAAGAACACCATGGGCGCGCGCATCGTCACCATCGGCGGCGCCAGCGGCTGGGCCCACGGCAAAGCTCCCGCCCTGGCCAAGGACCGCTTCAAGCTCGACATCCAGGACGTCCCCTACCCCGAACTCGCCAAGCTCATCCAGGCCGCCCGCGCCGACGAGACGGCGACGAAGCTCGCCAGGGAGCGCGCCGCTGCCTACGTCAAGGCCGAAGGCGTGACGCTCGAGACCAAGCCCGAGTTCGTCGAGAACTGCTTCCTCCTCGAGCAGGTCTTCCGCGGCCTCATGGCCAAGTTCGAGACCCGCCACATCACCATCAACTCCTGCATGGGCACTATCATGCCCATGGCCCAGACCACCGCCTGCCTTACCCTGTGCCTGCTCAACGACGCGGGGTACAACGCCTTCTGCGAATCGGACTTCGTGGTCGTGCCCTCGGGGATGCTGCTCAACGGCATCACGGGCCTGCCCACGTTCCTCAACGACCCGACTTACCCGCACCACAACATCATCACGATCGCCCACTGCACCGGCCCGCGCAAGTGCAACGGCAAGACCCTCGACCCCGTCCGCCTCGTCACCCACTTCGAGTCCGACTATGGCGCCTCCCCCAAGGTCGAGATGCCCAAGGGGCAGAAGGTCACGAACATCCTGCCCGACTTTGAGGCCAAGCGCTGGGTGGGCCTCGCCGCCGAGATCGTGGACGCCCCGTTCCTGCCCATCTGCCGCTGCCAGATTGACGTGCAGTTCAAGCCCGACGCGCAGCTCGTGGCCGAGAAGATGCCCGGCTTCCACTGGATGACCGGCTATGGCGACTATCGCCGCGAGATCGGCTACGCCCTCCGCCGCACCACCATCGCCTGGGAAGACCTGGGCTGA
- a CDS encoding nucleoside 2-deoxyribosyltransferase, whose translation MARETIRVYCAGPLFNAKEQDEMRELAHALECAGLETFLPQRDGLELTKVVHELVALGVEHAKAGDVTAKAIFALDVYQVIEKCQAIVVNLNGRVPDEGAVSEAAIAWCYGKIMVGYKSDSRSVFLGQDNPLVTGLFDFQLCRGAQEVVTAVKRAASQKETRTTRSRRRLHQIAQYLDLGGRIWAAANSRDRIANIAAVLAEEVATHKPDTRHVVAT comes from the coding sequence ATGGCAAGAGAAACGATTCGCGTGTACTGCGCCGGTCCTCTGTTCAACGCCAAGGAACAGGACGAGATGCGCGAACTGGCTCATGCGCTCGAGTGTGCAGGGCTCGAGACGTTCTTGCCGCAACGGGACGGGCTCGAACTGACCAAGGTGGTCCATGAACTGGTTGCCCTGGGAGTCGAGCACGCCAAGGCGGGCGACGTCACCGCAAAAGCCATCTTCGCTCTCGACGTCTACCAGGTTATTGAGAAGTGCCAAGCCATCGTTGTGAACCTCAACGGCCGCGTGCCCGACGAAGGCGCGGTCTCGGAGGCCGCGATCGCGTGGTGTTACGGCAAGATCATGGTCGGCTACAAGTCGGATTCGCGTTCGGTGTTCCTGGGACAAGACAACCCGCTAGTCACGGGGCTGTTCGATTTCCAGTTGTGCCGCGGCGCGCAGGAAGTCGTTACAGCAGTGAAGAGAGCCGCGTCACAGAAGGAAACGCGCACGACGCGGAGCAGGCGAAGACTCCACCAGATCGCCCAGTATCTCGACCTGGGGGGTAGAATCTGGGCTGCCGCCAACAGCCGCGACAGAATCGCTAACATCGCCGCGGTCCTGGCCGAGGAAGTGGCCACACACAAGCCAGACACCCGGCATGTTGTCGCTACGTGA
- a CDS encoding carbohydrate-binding family 9-like protein, translating into MTTAMASVRRTADFEVTGDGAAGEWARADWLPLTPVGGGSPYQSRAKMLYSDTGLYFLFDCEDRRLTCTMTQDFEDIYKEDVVEVFLWPDPRQVLYFEYEISPLGVELPILVPNQGGVFMGWRPWHYEGARQVRRATAVRGGPRASMATIEGWSAEFFIPFALLRGLGGVPPTRGMLWHGNLYRIDYDESPATHWAWSPASGANFHNYRGFGTLRFE; encoded by the coding sequence ATGACCACAGCCATGGCTTCGGTGCGGCGGACGGCCGACTTCGAGGTGACGGGCGACGGGGCCGCGGGCGAGTGGGCCAGGGCCGACTGGCTGCCGCTCACGCCCGTGGGCGGAGGCTCGCCCTACCAGTCGCGGGCCAAGATGCTCTACTCGGACACAGGCCTCTATTTCCTCTTCGACTGCGAGGACCGCCGCCTGACGTGCACGATGACGCAGGACTTTGAAGACATCTACAAGGAGGACGTGGTCGAGGTGTTCCTGTGGCCTGACCCGCGGCAGGTGCTGTACTTCGAATACGAGATCTCGCCGCTGGGGGTCGAGCTGCCCATCCTGGTCCCCAACCAGGGCGGCGTGTTCATGGGCTGGCGGCCCTGGCATTACGAGGGGGCGCGGCAGGTGCGGCGGGCCACCGCCGTGCGCGGCGGCCCGAGGGCCTCGATGGCCACGATCGAGGGCTGGAGCGCCGAGTTCTTCATCCCCTTCGCCCTCCTGCGCGGCCTGGGCGGGGTGCCGCCCACGCGCGGCATGCTGTGGCACGGCAACCTCTATCGCATAGACTACGACGAGTCGCCCGCCACGCACTGGGCCTGGTCGCCCGCCTCGGGGGCCAACTTCCACAACTACCGCGGCTTCGGCACCCTGCGGTTCGAGTGA
- the dgt gene encoding dNTP triphosphohydrolase, giving the protein MAHADSCPREERERLEARVLRSVAAKTADRRVAGRRFPCTPDDFRTDFERDYTRIIHSRAFRRLRHKTQVFISPRNDHLCTRLEHSLHVASVANTIARALLLNTDLVSAIAAGHDVGHAPFGHKGERCLDELARKAGLPGFSHELQSLRVVDLLDSPYDEHRGLNLTFAVRDGIACHYGEGFEQTLEPDRQKQPECLESIRRGEDRPATLEGCVVRWADKVGYIGRDLEDAYAEKLVAEGELPKVVRRTLGTRNKSIIANLVRDIVTNSRDHDRISVGASVHEALNALYEFSRERIYRSETVTQRFRQIDKAMRFMFDELTSLLAAAGNRQDGDLFPDQARPWCLQVLSEFLVRDVRTWREERPEQLALDFVAGMTDSFFVSAFEELFFPRSTV; this is encoded by the coding sequence ATGGCGCACGCCGATTCGTGCCCCAGGGAAGAGCGGGAGCGGCTTGAGGCAAGGGTCCTCAGATCTGTCGCAGCCAAGACGGCCGACCGCCGTGTCGCCGGGCGCAGGTTCCCCTGCACACCAGACGATTTCCGTACCGACTTTGAGAGGGATTACACGCGGATCATCCACTCGCGGGCCTTCCGCCGCTTGCGCCACAAGACCCAGGTGTTCATCTCTCCCCGAAACGACCACCTCTGTACGCGGCTTGAACACAGCCTCCACGTCGCATCCGTGGCGAACACGATCGCACGCGCCCTGCTCCTCAACACCGACTTGGTCTCCGCCATCGCGGCCGGGCACGACGTAGGACACGCGCCCTTCGGCCATAAGGGCGAACGGTGCCTCGACGAGTTGGCTCGAAAGGCGGGCCTGCCCGGCTTCTCGCACGAACTCCAGAGCCTGCGCGTCGTTGACCTGCTCGACTCCCCCTACGATGAGCACCGCGGTCTGAACCTGACCTTTGCCGTCCGAGACGGGATCGCGTGCCACTATGGCGAGGGCTTCGAGCAGACGCTGGAGCCGGACAGGCAGAAACAACCCGAATGTCTGGAGTCCATCCGCCGAGGTGAAGACAGACCGGCCACGCTGGAAGGCTGCGTCGTCCGTTGGGCCGACAAGGTGGGTTATATCGGCAGGGACCTTGAGGATGCGTATGCGGAGAAGCTCGTGGCTGAGGGCGAGCTGCCGAAGGTGGTCCGCCGGACACTCGGGACACGGAACAAGAGCATCATCGCCAACCTCGTCAGGGACATTGTGACGAACAGCCGTGACCATGACCGCATCAGCGTTGGCGCCTCCGTCCATGAGGCCCTGAACGCTCTCTACGAGTTCAGCAGGGAGCGCATCTACAGAAGCGAGACCGTCACACAGCGCTTCCGACAGATTGACAAGGCCATGCGATTCATGTTTGATGAGCTCACCAGCTTGCTCGCGGCCGCAGGGAACAGGCAGGATGGCGATCTCTTCCCCGACCAGGCACGACCGTGGTGTCTGCAGGTCTTGAGCGAGTTCCTCGTGCGCGATGTCCGGACATGGCGCGAGGAGAGGCCGGAGCAACTGGCCTTGGACTTTGTCGCAGGGATGACTGATTCCTTCTTCGTATCGGCCTTCGAAGAGCTATTCTTCCCCCGAAGCACGGTCTGA